Proteins encoded by one window of Cyanobium sp. NS01:
- the rpaB gene encoding response regulator transcription factor RpaB encodes MPSADMSITPAEPKATLLVVDDEAAVRRVLLMRLQLAGYRVLCAEDGEEALTLFHQEQPDLVVLDVMLPKLDGFAVCRRLRAESCVPIIFLSALDAIAERVSGLDLGADDYLPKPFSPKELEARIATILRRVGRGSAASEPREVPSGSGVLRLGDLVVDTNRRQVTREGDRIALTYTEFSLLELLFREPGRVVPRAEILEQLWGYPPRRAADLRVVDVYVARLRGKLEPDPRNPELILTVRGTGYASQRLGDVGLSAAG; translated from the coding sequence ATGCCCTCCGCGGACATGTCGATCACGCCAGCGGAGCCCAAGGCCACGCTGCTCGTAGTCGACGACGAGGCGGCCGTGCGGCGGGTGCTGCTGATGCGTCTCCAGCTGGCGGGCTACCGCGTTCTCTGTGCTGAGGACGGCGAAGAGGCCCTCACGCTTTTCCACCAGGAGCAGCCCGATCTGGTGGTGCTCGATGTGATGCTGCCCAAGCTCGACGGCTTCGCCGTCTGCCGGCGGCTGCGCGCCGAGTCGTGCGTGCCGATCATCTTTCTCTCAGCCCTCGATGCCATCGCCGAGCGGGTGTCCGGCCTCGACCTGGGGGCCGACGACTACCTGCCCAAGCCCTTCAGCCCCAAGGAACTCGAGGCGCGCATCGCCACGATCCTGCGGCGGGTGGGCCGGGGCTCGGCTGCCAGTGAGCCCAGGGAGGTGCCCAGCGGCAGCGGCGTGCTGCGGCTCGGAGACCTGGTGGTGGACACCAACCGCCGCCAGGTGACCCGCGAAGGCGACCGCATCGCCCTCACCTACACGGAGTTCAGCCTGCTGGAGCTGCTCTTCCGCGAACCCGGCCGGGTGGTGCCCCGGGCCGAGATCCTCGAGCAGCTGTGGGGCTATCCCCCCCGCCGCGCCGCGGACCTGCGGGTGGTGGATGTCTACGTGGCCCGGCTGCGGGGCAAGCTGGAGCCCGATCCCCGCAACCCGGAGCTGATCCTCACGGTGCGGGGCACCGGCTACGCCTCCCAGCGCCTTGGCGACGTGGGCCTCAGCGCCGCAGGCTGA
- the lysS gene encoding lysine--tRNA ligase has product MSELRKTRLEKAHTLAELGKGPYALRFAPTHRTADLQAAYADLANGAEDGTPVCVAGRVMTRRVMGKLAFFTLADESGPIQLFIDKATLAASDPEAFQQLTSLVDAGDLIGVEGSLRRTDRGELSVKVTGWTMLCKALQPLPDKWHGLADVEKRYRQRYLDLIVSPHTRETFRRRARAIGALRRWLDERGFFEIETPVLQSQPGGADARPFETHHNTLDLPLTLRIATELHLKRLVVGGFERVYELGRIFRNEGVSTRHNPEFTSVEVYQAYADYTDMMELTEALIAHVCLEVCGGTVIPYQGSTIDLTPPWRRATMHELVQQATGLDFSLFSSREEAAAAMAAQGLEVPALADSVGRLLVEAFEQRVEESLIQPTFVLDYPVENSPLARAHRSKPGLVERFELFIVGRETANAFSELIDPVDQRQRLEAQQLRKAAGDLEAQGVDEDFLQALEVGMPPTGGLGIGIDRLVMLLTDSASIRDVIAFPLLRPELQRSRDSEDA; this is encoded by the coding sequence TTGTCGGAGCTGCGCAAGACCCGCCTGGAGAAGGCCCACACCCTGGCTGAGCTCGGCAAGGGGCCCTACGCGCTGCGTTTTGCCCCCACCCACCGCACGGCCGACCTGCAGGCCGCCTACGCCGACCTGGCCAACGGCGCCGAGGATGGTACCCCGGTGTGTGTGGCCGGGCGGGTGATGACCCGCCGGGTGATGGGCAAGCTCGCCTTCTTCACCCTGGCCGATGAGAGCGGCCCGATTCAGCTGTTCATCGACAAGGCCACCCTGGCGGCCAGCGATCCCGAGGCCTTCCAGCAGCTCACCTCCCTGGTGGATGCCGGCGACCTGATCGGCGTGGAGGGCAGCCTGCGCCGCACCGACCGCGGCGAGCTGTCAGTGAAGGTGACCGGCTGGACCATGCTCTGCAAGGCCCTGCAGCCCCTGCCGGACAAGTGGCATGGCCTGGCGGACGTGGAGAAGCGCTACCGCCAGCGCTACCTCGATCTGATCGTCTCCCCCCACACCCGTGAGACCTTCCGGCGCCGGGCCAGGGCGATCGGCGCCCTGCGCCGCTGGCTCGACGAGCGCGGCTTCTTCGAGATCGAGACCCCGGTGCTGCAGAGCCAGCCCGGCGGCGCCGATGCCCGCCCCTTCGAGACCCACCACAACACCCTCGACCTGCCGCTCACTCTGCGCATCGCCACGGAGCTGCACCTGAAGCGCCTGGTGGTGGGCGGCTTCGAGCGGGTCTATGAGCTGGGCCGCATCTTCCGCAACGAGGGGGTGAGCACCCGCCACAACCCGGAGTTCACCTCGGTGGAGGTGTACCAGGCCTATGCCGACTACACCGACATGATGGAGCTCACCGAGGCGTTGATCGCCCATGTGTGCCTGGAGGTGTGCGGCGGCACCGTGATCCCCTACCAGGGCAGCACGATCGACCTCACCCCCCCCTGGCGGCGGGCCACCATGCATGAGCTCGTGCAGCAGGCCACTGGGCTCGACTTCAGCCTGTTCAGCAGTCGGGAGGAGGCCGCCGCCGCCATGGCCGCCCAGGGTCTTGAGGTGCCGGCCCTGGCCGATTCAGTGGGCCGCCTCCTGGTGGAGGCCTTCGAGCAGCGGGTGGAGGAGAGCCTGATCCAGCCCACCTTCGTGCTGGATTACCCGGTGGAGAACTCTCCCCTGGCCCGGGCCCACCGCAGCAAGCCGGGCCTGGTGGAGCGCTTTGAGCTGTTCATCGTGGGCCGGGAAACCGCCAATGCCTTCAGTGAGCTGATCGACCCGGTGGATCAGCGGCAGCGGCTGGAGGCGCAGCAGCTGCGCAAGGCCGCCGGCGACCTGGAGGCCCAGGGCGTGGACGAGGACTTTCTCCAGGCCCTGGAGGTGGGCATGCCCCCCACCGGCGGGCTCGGCATCGGCATCGACCGCCTGGTGATGCTGCTCACCGACAGCGCCTCGATCCGCGATGTGATCGCCTTTCCGCTGCTACGACCCGAGTTGCAGCGCAGCCGGGACAGCGAGGACGCCTGA
- a CDS encoding hercynine metabolism protein has protein sequence MSWLEDLEARLESQLETFLAANPEQEALLRDQNDRDQRRDLLAQRRALQSQAERQRQGLLQLAEEIRSWQARILKARSAGADALAQRAEARVEALMLQGRRHWEELAALGSRFAEIEQGIAELAARQSQARRAAGGTDLERDWAAFEAEQDLERLRRRQG, from the coding sequence ATGAGCTGGCTGGAGGATCTGGAGGCCCGGCTGGAGAGCCAGCTGGAGACCTTTCTGGCCGCCAACCCCGAACAGGAAGCGCTGCTGCGGGATCAGAACGACCGCGACCAGCGCCGCGACCTGCTGGCCCAGCGCCGGGCCCTGCAGAGCCAGGCTGAACGCCAGCGCCAGGGACTGCTGCAGCTGGCCGAGGAGATCCGCTCCTGGCAGGCCCGCATCCTCAAGGCCCGCTCCGCCGGCGCCGACGCCCTGGCGCAGCGGGCTGAGGCGCGGGTGGAGGCGCTGATGCTGCAGGGCCGGCGCCACTGGGAGGAACTCGCCGCCCTGGGCAGCCGCTTCGCGGAGATCGAGCAGGGAATCGCTGAGCTGGCCGCCCGCCAGAGCCAGGCCCGCCGGGCCGCCGGCGGCACCGACCTGGAGCGGGACTGGGCCGCCTTCGAAGCGGAACAGGACCTGGAGCGCCTGCGTCGCCGCCAGGGCTGA
- a CDS encoding hercynine metabolism small protein — protein sequence MSREEQRAAMRQVREELVGELEELYRRAFDRIGDASLGEGAVARLTQLLLCSREAAITPLQQEIEAPLLTTPAGEPTPVQPPL from the coding sequence ATGAGCCGGGAAGAACAGCGGGCGGCGATGCGCCAGGTGCGCGAGGAGCTGGTGGGCGAGCTGGAGGAGCTCTACCGCCGGGCCTTTGACAGGATCGGCGACGCCAGCCTGGGGGAAGGGGCCGTGGCCCGCCTCACCCAGCTGCTGCTCTGCTCCCGGGAGGCCGCGATCACACCCCTGCAGCAGGAGATCGAGGCGCCGCTGCTCACCACCCCCGCCGGTGAGCCCACCCCGGTTCAGCCGCCGCTATGA
- the egtD gene encoding L-histidine N(alpha)-methyltransferase, which yields MVRLVSEGMAQQPRQLPAWLLYDAEGSRLFEAICAQPEYSLTRVETALLESRAAELAAALGDGVLVEFGAGNARKVAPLLKALRPPAYVPMDISATHLAGACEALQAQHPAVPVLGISCDYSLLAQLPEHPLLQGERLLGFYPGSSLGNFSPDQARRLLEQFSRLLGPGSCLLIGIDQPKDRARLEAAYNDAAGASAAFGRNLLVRLNRDLGGTFDPGAFAYRARWEADHSRIAMALVSQQEQEVQLAGRRWRFGAGEELITEYSVKYSPEAFTALAAAAGWRAVRRWSDPAGDLSLHLLVPAAAGRGGPQGADSAGTAPVQRES from the coding sequence ATGGTGCGCCTGGTGAGTGAGGGGATGGCCCAGCAGCCGCGCCAGCTGCCCGCCTGGCTCCTCTACGACGCCGAGGGCTCCCGGCTGTTCGAGGCGATCTGCGCCCAGCCCGAATACAGCCTCACCCGGGTGGAAACGGCCCTGCTGGAGAGCCGGGCCGCGGAGCTCGCCGCCGCCCTGGGCGATGGCGTGCTGGTGGAATTCGGCGCCGGCAATGCCCGCAAGGTGGCGCCGCTGCTGAAGGCGCTGCGACCGCCGGCCTACGTGCCGATGGACATCAGCGCCACCCACCTGGCCGGCGCCTGCGAGGCCCTGCAGGCCCAGCACCCGGCCGTGCCCGTGCTCGGCATCAGCTGTGACTACAGCCTGCTGGCCCAGCTGCCCGAGCACCCCCTGTTGCAGGGCGAGCGCCTGCTGGGCTTCTACCCGGGCAGCTCCCTGGGCAACTTCAGCCCCGACCAGGCCCGGCGGCTGCTGGAGCAGTTCAGCCGGCTGCTGGGCCCCGGCAGCTGCCTGCTGATCGGCATCGACCAACCCAAGGACAGGGCCCGGCTGGAGGCGGCCTACAACGATGCGGCCGGGGCCTCGGCCGCCTTCGGCCGCAACCTGCTGGTGCGCCTCAACCGCGATCTGGGCGGCACGTTCGATCCCGGCGCCTTCGCCTACCGGGCCCGCTGGGAAGCCGACCACAGCCGCATCGCCATGGCCCTGGTGAGCCAGCAGGAGCAGGAGGTGCAGCTGGCTGGCCGCCGCTGGCGGTTCGGGGCGGGCGAGGAGCTGATCACCGAATACAGCGTCAAGTACAGCCCCGAGGCCTTCACCGCCCTGGCGGCAGCGGCGGGCTGGCGGGCCGTGCGGCGCTGGAGCGACCCCGCCGGCGACCTGTCGCTGCACCTGCTGGTGCCGGCGGCGGCGGGCCGGGGCGGCCCCCAGGGAGCAGACTCGGCGGGGACTGCGCCAGTGCAGCGGGAGAGCTGA
- the egtB gene encoding ergothioneine biosynthesis protein EgtB, with protein MTTGLPARLREVRQHSLDLIAPLQPEDLCLQGMADASPPKWHLGHTTWFFETFVLRPQQAAGAELGFTAAPQAWGFLFNSYYDTIGERHPRPERGLLSRPPIEAVLAWRRQVDQALERLLEQLAPLEQEPGPDPSSSSHALLELGLQHEQQHQELLLMDLLDGFSRNPLEPSYAAEPEERFRAGWLPGGDAGPAPSGWLEHPGGLLEIGHDGAGFHFDNEAPRHRQWLEPFALAERLVTNGAYAAFIADGGYSRAELWMSEGWALARAEGWQAPLYWRDGTAAPYAFTLAGPQPLHPEAPVRHLSWFEADAFARWAGARLPTEAEWEALAGRLPQAHGLLWQWTASPYRPYPGFRAAPGAVGEYNGKFMSSQMVLRGSSYLTPPGHARPTYRNFFPPGCRWMASGLRLAQDRPSARPDLASPPDHPSPFSPSAA; from the coding sequence ATGACCACAGGCCTGCCGGCCAGGCTCCGTGAGGTGCGTCAGCACAGCCTCGACCTGATCGCACCGCTGCAGCCGGAAGACCTCTGCCTGCAGGGCATGGCCGACGCCAGCCCGCCCAAGTGGCACCTGGGCCACACCACCTGGTTCTTCGAGACCTTCGTGCTCCGGCCCCAGCAGGCGGCCGGGGCGGAGCTGGGCTTCACGGCGGCGCCCCAGGCCTGGGGCTTCCTGTTCAACAGCTATTACGACACGATCGGCGAGCGCCATCCGCGGCCCGAGCGGGGACTGCTGAGCCGCCCGCCGATCGAGGCCGTGCTGGCCTGGCGGCGGCAGGTGGATCAGGCCCTGGAAAGGCTGCTGGAGCAGCTCGCGCCACTGGAGCAGGAGCCAGGCCCGGACCCGTCATCCAGCAGCCACGCACTGCTGGAACTGGGCCTGCAGCACGAGCAGCAGCACCAGGAACTGCTGCTGATGGACCTCCTGGACGGCTTCAGCCGCAACCCGCTCGAGCCCAGCTACGCAGCCGAACCCGAGGAGCGCTTCCGCGCCGGCTGGCTCCCGGGCGGCGATGCCGGCCCGGCGCCATCCGGCTGGCTGGAGCATCCCGGCGGGCTGCTGGAGATCGGCCACGACGGCGCCGGTTTCCACTTCGACAACGAGGCGCCCAGGCATCGCCAGTGGCTTGAGCCCTTCGCCCTCGCCGAGCGGCTGGTGACCAACGGCGCCTACGCGGCCTTCATCGCCGATGGGGGCTACAGCCGAGCGGAGCTGTGGATGAGCGAGGGCTGGGCCCTGGCCAGGGCCGAGGGCTGGCAGGCCCCCCTCTACTGGCGAGACGGCACGGCCGCGCCCTATGCCTTCACCCTGGCGGGCCCGCAGCCGCTGCACCCCGAGGCGCCCGTGCGGCACCTGAGCTGGTTCGAGGCCGACGCCTTTGCCCGCTGGGCCGGGGCCCGCCTGCCCACGGAGGCCGAATGGGAAGCCCTGGCCGGGCGCCTGCCCCAGGCCCATGGCCTGCTCTGGCAGTGGACCGCCAGCCCCTACCGCCCCTATCCGGGCTTCCGCGCCGCCCCGGGAGCCGTGGGCGAATACAACGGCAAATTCATGAGCTCCCAGATGGTGCTGCGCGGCAGCTCCTACCTCACGCCGCCGGGCCATGCTCGACCCACCTACCGCAATTTCTTCCCGCCGGGCTGCCGCTGGATGGCCTCCGGCCTGCGGCTGGCCCAGGACCGCCCCTCAGCCCGCCCCGACCTGGCCAGCCCGCCCGATCACCCCAGCCCCTTCAGCCCCTCAGCCGCGTGA
- a CDS encoding cysteine synthase A: MGQITQGFVGAVGHTPLIRLRALSELTGCEILGKAEFMNPGGSVKDRAALGILLEAEQEGLLRPGGTVVEGTAGNTGIGLTHLCNARGYRALIVIPDTQSAEKIGLLRSLGAEVRTVPAVPYRDPNNYVKLSGRIAAETPGAVWANQFDNLANRRAHYSSTGPEIWEQTEGRVDAWVAATGTGGTYAGVALYLKERKPGVRCVLADPEGSALYSWASSGELRSEGSSITEGIGNSRITANLEGAPVDDAVRIVDQAALDTIYGLLWQEGLFLGGSVGINVAAAVETARRLGPGHTIVTVLCDSGDRYRSRLYDREWLATKGLRQPERALAAAG; encoded by the coding sequence ATGGGGCAGATCACTCAGGGCTTTGTCGGGGCGGTGGGCCACACCCCCCTGATCCGCCTGCGTGCCCTGAGTGAGCTCACGGGCTGCGAGATTCTGGGCAAGGCGGAGTTCATGAATCCCGGCGGCTCGGTCAAGGACAGAGCCGCCCTGGGCATCCTGCTGGAGGCTGAGCAGGAGGGTCTGCTGCGGCCGGGGGGCACCGTGGTGGAGGGCACGGCGGGCAACACCGGCATCGGCCTCACCCACCTCTGCAATGCCCGCGGCTACCGCGCCCTGATCGTGATTCCCGACACCCAGTCGGCCGAGAAGATCGGCCTGCTGCGCAGCCTCGGGGCCGAGGTGCGCACCGTGCCCGCCGTGCCCTACCGCGACCCCAACAACTACGTGAAGCTCTCGGGCCGCATCGCCGCCGAAACCCCAGGGGCGGTGTGGGCCAATCAGTTCGACAACCTGGCCAACCGCCGCGCCCACTACAGCTCCACCGGCCCCGAGATCTGGGAGCAGACCGAAGGCCGCGTGGATGCCTGGGTGGCGGCCACCGGCACGGGCGGCACCTACGCCGGCGTAGCCCTGTACCTGAAGGAACGCAAGCCTGGCGTGCGCTGTGTGCTCGCCGATCCGGAGGGCAGCGCCCTCTACAGCTGGGCCAGCAGCGGCGAGCTGCGCAGCGAGGGCAGCTCGATCACCGAGGGGATCGGCAACAGCCGCATCACCGCCAATCTGGAGGGTGCACCGGTGGATGACGCCGTGCGCATCGTCGACCAGGCCGCCCTGGACACCATCTATGGCCTGCTCTGGCAGGAGGGCCTGTTCCTCGGGGGGTCGGTGGGCATCAATGTGGCCGCGGCCGTGGAGACGGCCCGCCGCCTCGGCCCAGGCCACACGATCGTCACCGTGCTGTGTGACAGCGGCGACCGCTACCGCTCCCGGCTCTATGACCGGGAGTGGCTCGCCACCAAGGGGTTGCGGCAACCTGAGCGGGCCCTGGCCGCGGCCGGCTGA
- a CDS encoding serine/threonine protein kinase gives MPPDSAPSAQPGVLIGDRYRLDQCLSQGAQGSLWRARDQLAGDGLVALRRLEPSIDQAAALARWGRLQGVLHPQVPRLGSPVQDGDALWLVREWQGGRTYQQLIEVRAERQMVFGAGEVLLLVRQLLPVLAVLHGQELVHGDLCPANLLRRDSDGLPVLLDYGLVAGGVVVTPGYAPPELAHSSRPEAWMDLHALGVTALVLLSGDAPATLLDPVTAQWRMPAALSTEPDLQNTLQRLLQRQPDQRFASASQALTAFQALAMPESTGPVARADRTVVLVPPPVRQPASPAAAASAAPAAPPDLPPLRSPVPATPVRNRGEARDEAAEGGLWSVVMALVLSAVIGTALGWWWLSRGRQAAPTVPDAALQLPSGSLPPGEVDQRQQLLNRLRALQVDRSWFLKLVDASLLAQFPERGGRPPSDSLEDAPLRKVWNDLAEEWLARVEQLPLGIRRRLGGYSNADWERRQQSLASQGISPQVLRQLVSGNAQNLLRGRQDSGIPAEPFRQLWFAAAEQILGSMQIEAIEARPLQTQTISASVEAGGARLFPVRLTPGQRLVLGVNGSPLMAMSVFGADGTLLEPKGPLRVVSLPAQKASPVQLLVTNEGVAPALITLSLRADLPVPSAPPEPTTPQTPEAAPEPGGTADQPPRSVPPAARPEAPPDGGPPLLREPPPPVGTPNDDDDEPNQPGT, from the coding sequence ATGCCTCCTGACTCCGCTCCTTCCGCGCAGCCGGGTGTGCTGATCGGCGATCGCTACAGGCTGGATCAATGCCTCAGCCAGGGAGCCCAGGGCAGCCTCTGGCGCGCCCGCGACCAGCTGGCCGGTGATGGCCTGGTGGCTCTGCGGCGGCTGGAGCCCAGCATCGACCAGGCCGCCGCCCTGGCCCGCTGGGGCCGGCTGCAGGGGGTGCTCCACCCCCAGGTGCCGCGGCTGGGCAGCCCGGTGCAGGACGGTGACGCCCTCTGGCTGGTGCGGGAGTGGCAGGGGGGGCGCACCTACCAGCAGCTGATCGAGGTGCGGGCCGAGCGGCAGATGGTGTTCGGCGCCGGCGAGGTGCTGCTGCTGGTGCGCCAGCTGCTGCCCGTGCTGGCGGTGTTGCATGGCCAGGAGCTGGTGCACGGCGATCTCTGTCCGGCCAACCTGCTGCGCCGCGACAGCGACGGCCTGCCCGTGCTGCTCGACTACGGGCTGGTGGCCGGCGGCGTGGTGGTGACTCCCGGCTATGCGCCCCCGGAGCTGGCCCACAGCTCCAGGCCCGAGGCCTGGATGGACCTGCATGCCCTCGGCGTGACGGCTCTGGTGCTGCTGAGTGGCGATGCGCCGGCCACCCTGCTGGATCCGGTCACGGCCCAGTGGCGCATGCCCGCGGCCCTGAGCACCGAGCCGGACCTGCAGAACACCCTGCAACGCCTGCTGCAGCGCCAACCGGATCAGCGCTTCGCGTCGGCCAGCCAGGCGCTCACGGCCTTTCAGGCCCTGGCCATGCCTGAGTCCACCGGCCCGGTGGCCAGGGCCGACCGCACCGTGGTGCTGGTGCCGCCGCCGGTGCGGCAGCCGGCCAGCCCCGCCGCTGCCGCCTCTGCGGCCCCTGCCGCTCCGCCGGATTTGCCGCCCCTGCGCTCCCCCGTGCCCGCCACCCCTGTCCGCAACCGGGGTGAGGCCAGGGATGAGGCCGCCGAGGGTGGCCTCTGGTCGGTGGTGATGGCCCTGGTGCTCTCCGCCGTGATCGGCACGGCGCTCGGTTGGTGGTGGCTCAGCCGCGGCCGCCAGGCGGCGCCCACGGTCCCGGATGCGGCCCTGCAGCTGCCCAGCGGCAGCCTTCCGCCTGGAGAGGTGGATCAGCGCCAGCAGTTGCTCAACCGGCTGCGCGCCCTGCAGGTGGATCGCAGCTGGTTTTTGAAGTTGGTGGACGCCAGCCTGCTGGCCCAGTTCCCGGAGCGGGGTGGACGCCCGCCCAGTGACTCCCTGGAAGACGCGCCCCTGCGCAAGGTGTGGAACGACCTGGCCGAGGAGTGGCTGGCCCGGGTGGAGCAACTGCCCCTGGGGATCCGCCGCCGTCTCGGCGGCTACAGCAACGCCGACTGGGAACGGCGCCAGCAGAGCCTGGCCAGCCAGGGGATCAGCCCCCAGGTGCTGCGTCAGCTGGTGTCGGGCAATGCCCAGAACCTGCTGCGGGGCCGGCAGGACTCGGGAATCCCGGCGGAGCCGTTCCGCCAGCTCTGGTTTGCCGCCGCTGAGCAGATCCTCGGCAGCATGCAGATCGAAGCGATCGAAGCCCGGCCCCTGCAGACCCAGACCATCTCGGCCTCGGTGGAGGCCGGTGGAGCGCGGCTGTTCCCGGTGCGGCTCACCCCGGGCCAGCGCCTGGTGCTCGGGGTGAACGGCTCGCCCCTGATGGCGATGAGCGTGTTCGGCGCCGACGGCACGCTGCTGGAGCCCAAGGGCCCGCTGCGGGTGGTGAGCCTGCCTGCCCAGAAGGCCTCCCCGGTTCAGCTGCTGGTGACCAATGAGGGAGTCGCTCCGGCCCTGATCACCCTGTCGCTGCGGGCCGACCTGCCCGTGCCCAGCGCCCCTCCGGAGCCCACCACTCCCCAGACCCCTGAAGCAGCACCGGAGCCTGGCGGGACAGCGGACCAGCCGCCGCGCTCGGTCCCTCCAGCCGCCCGACCGGAGGCCCCCCCGGACGGCGGGCCGCCGCTGCTCCGGGAGCCCCCCCCTCCCGTCGGGACCCCCAACGACGACGACGACGAGCCGAACCAGCCGGGCACCTAG
- the smpB gene encoding SsrA-binding protein SmpB yields MAKGGTKKLAAKAQRDAARRLLADNRFARHQYEILDDVECGIELLGTEVKSVRAGQANLRDGFCLIRGGELQLHNVHISPHSHAGAYFNHEPLRVRRLLAHRREIDRLRVALEQKGLTLIPLNLHLKGSWIKVSLGLGKGRKLHDKRQEEKRKQEAKDTRSAIARL; encoded by the coding sequence ATGGCCAAGGGCGGCACCAAGAAGCTGGCCGCCAAGGCCCAGCGCGACGCGGCTAGGCGCCTGCTGGCCGACAACCGCTTCGCCCGGCATCAGTACGAGATCCTCGACGATGTCGAGTGCGGCATCGAGCTGCTGGGCACGGAGGTGAAATCGGTGCGGGCGGGGCAGGCGAACCTGCGCGACGGCTTCTGCCTGATCAGGGGCGGCGAGCTGCAGCTGCACAACGTGCACATCTCGCCCCACAGCCATGCCGGCGCCTACTTCAACCACGAGCCGCTGCGGGTGCGTCGCCTGCTGGCCCACCGCCGCGAGATCGATCGCCTGCGCGTGGCCCTGGAGCAGAAGGGCCTCACCCTGATCCCCCTCAATCTGCATCTGAAGGGCTCCTGGATCAAGGTGTCCCTCGGCCTGGGCAAGGGCCGCAAGCTGCACGACAAGCGGCAGGAGGAGAAGCGCAAGCAGGAGGCCAAGGACACCCGCTCCGCCATCGCCCGGCTCTAG
- the ruvB gene encoding Holliday junction branch migration DNA helicase RuvB yields the protein MAIVSSGSQGQDRRRSGAGSGQRLVDPQVDAETAPRPEAAPEAPQAREDSLRPRRLADYIGQGELKQVLGIAIEATQARAEALDHVLLYGPPGLGKTTMALVLAEELGVRCRITSAPALERPRDIVGLLVNLQPRELLFIDEIHRLNRVAEELLYPAMEDFRLDLTVGKGTTARTRSLPLPPFTLVGATTRAGSLSSPLRDRFGLIQRLEFYGLQDLQAIVQRAAGLLRLQLEPEAALEVARRCRGTPRIANRLLRRVRDVAAVNGEPVITAALVDQALSLHRVDGRGLDAHDRRLLRLMLEAYGGGPVGLDTLAAGLGEDPATLEAVVEPYLLQQGLLQRTPRGRLLTPAGRAHLDAQGAIA from the coding sequence ATGGCGATCGTCTCCTCCGGATCCCAGGGCCAGGATCGCCGCCGCAGCGGCGCTGGCTCCGGGCAGCGGCTGGTGGATCCCCAGGTTGATGCCGAGACTGCCCCCCGGCCCGAGGCTGCGCCTGAGGCTCCCCAGGCCCGCGAGGACTCGTTGCGCCCGCGTCGCCTGGCCGACTACATCGGCCAGGGCGAACTCAAGCAGGTGCTCGGCATCGCCATCGAGGCCACCCAGGCCCGCGCCGAGGCCCTCGATCACGTGCTGCTCTACGGCCCCCCGGGCCTGGGCAAGACCACCATGGCCCTGGTGCTGGCCGAGGAGCTGGGGGTGCGCTGCCGCATCACCAGCGCGCCGGCCCTGGAGCGCCCCCGGGACATCGTGGGCCTGCTGGTGAACCTGCAGCCCCGCGAGCTGCTGTTCATCGATGAGATCCACCGGCTCAACCGGGTGGCCGAGGAGCTGCTCTATCCGGCCATGGAGGACTTCCGGCTCGATCTCACCGTGGGCAAGGGCACCACCGCCCGCACCCGCAGCCTGCCGCTGCCGCCCTTCACCCTGGTGGGGGCCACCACCAGGGCGGGCTCGCTGAGTTCGCCGCTGCGGGATCGCTTCGGCCTGATCCAGCGGCTGGAGTTCTACGGCCTGCAGGACCTGCAGGCGATCGTGCAGCGGGCGGCCGGGCTGCTGCGCCTGCAGCTCGAGCCCGAGGCGGCCCTGGAGGTGGCCCGCCGCTGCCGGGGCACGCCGCGGATCGCCAACCGGCTGCTGCGCCGGGTGCGGGATGTGGCGGCCGTCAACGGTGAGCCCGTGATCACGGCGGCCCTGGTGGATCAGGCCCTCAGCCTGCACCGCGTCGACGGCCGCGGCCTCGATGCCCACGACCGCCGCCTGCTGCGGCTGATGCTGGAGGCCTACGGGGGCGGCCCGGTGGGGCTCGACACCCTGGCCGCCGGCCTCGGCGAGGACCCCGCCACCCTCGAGGCCGTGGTGGAGCCCTACCTGCTGCAGCAGGGCCTGCTGCAACGCACCCCCCGGGGGCGCTTGCTCACACCGGCCGGCCGCGCCCATCTCGACGCCCAGGGCGCCATCGCATGA